A region of Campylobacter armoricus DNA encodes the following proteins:
- a CDS encoding chemotaxis protein CheX, producing the protein MNKTLEYSIYHFCEHILKLKIMPTSVIRGELYGASIPLYFKDEEYSFYLFFQKKALNEIAQFLLHEDLKEDGLADLVKEVANQIIGYAKKLLNDTNGKDEYRLGVPEYLGRIDGFSKIKLKEKFTYEMKNARFRIGYKKL; encoded by the coding sequence ATGAATAAAACCCTAGAATATTCAATATATCACTTTTGCGAGCATATTTTGAAGTTGAAAATTATGCCAACTAGTGTAATTAGAGGTGAGCTTTATGGTGCTTCTATACCTTTATATTTTAAAGATGAAGAGTATAGTTTTTATTTGTTTTTTCAAAAAAAAGCCCTAAATGAAATTGCACAATTTTTATTACATGAAGATTTAAAAGAAGATGGTTTGGCTGATTTGGTAAAAGAAGTGGCAAATCAAATTATAGGTTATGCTAAAAAGTTACTTAATGATACTAATGGCAAAGATGAATATCGTTTAGGTGTTCCTGAATATTTGGGGCGTATAGATGGATTTTCAAAAATAAAACTCAAGGAAAAATTTACTTATGAAATGAAAAACGCTCGTTTTAGAATAGGCTATAAAAAACTATGA
- the fliN gene encoding flagellar motor switch protein FliN: MIEDHLGLLQSYEDILDISVDFVSELGTTNMSVRDLLKLEVGSVIDLEKPAGESVELYLNKRIFGKGEVMVYEKNLAIRINEILDSKSVLQYFKKELQ; encoded by the coding sequence ATGATAGAAGATCATTTAGGATTATTACAATCTTATGAGGATATTTTAGATATAAGTGTTGATTTTGTTAGTGAGCTTGGCACGACTAATATGAGCGTTAGGGACCTTTTAAAGCTAGAAGTAGGTTCTGTTATAGATCTTGAAAAGCCAGCAGGTGAAAGTGTAGAACTTTATTTAAATAAAAGAATTTTTGGTAAAGGCGAGGTTATGGTGTATGAAAAAAATCTTGCCATAAGGATTAATGAAATCTTAGATTCGAAGTCTGTGTTGCAATACTTTAAAAAAGAATTGCAATGA
- a CDS encoding Ppx/GppA phosphatase family protein, with translation MAKKTAVIDLGSNSVRMVIFERTSRYGFFICSEHKKKVRLGENAYNNNKILQEDAMLKAQKALLYFKEKAIKEKCRKIIVVGTSALRDAPNAKEFITRINKNVGLNIKCINGKTESFLGGLATLNLLSNIQNATTIDIGGGSTELCLIKDGKIIDCISLDLGTVRLKELYYDMKKFDALEQFIKETLLQIPKSFQNDNIIAIGGSLRALSNSIMKKNSYPLKMIHNFSYNFDKEKSYIEKIQNAKNLIDFNIKKDRFDTIKEGCIIFLNIAKNLRAKTIITSAVGVREGVFLSNIFHKHTKIKNETTDFSKFNANFPPNFNPSLKSLQDRFCVDYTDRSSYYANKIFEALLPIHKIDINYKKNLLNAAKLAHIGERINFYFANEHSAYMALNGLHFGFSHKEILLISTLLKANGKKINPLTIEHYKELLPNNHILIWFNFILSLARKLAKDTDENLNFELKNYTLYIYSSKKEIYFSKEEIKKISKPKLIILAFNQKN, from the coding sequence ATGGCAAAAAAAACAGCAGTAATTGATCTTGGTTCTAACTCTGTTCGTATGGTAATTTTTGAGAGAACCTCAAGATATGGTTTTTTTATTTGTAGTGAGCACAAAAAAAAAGTTAGGCTTGGAGAAAATGCTTACAATAATAATAAAATTCTTCAAGAAGATGCGATGCTTAAAGCACAAAAAGCATTACTTTATTTTAAAGAAAAAGCTATTAAAGAAAAATGTAGAAAAATTATTGTTGTTGGAACTTCTGCCCTAAGAGATGCACCTAATGCTAAAGAATTTATCACAAGAATTAATAAAAATGTCGGTTTAAATATAAAATGCATTAATGGCAAAACAGAATCTTTCCTGGGTGGATTGGCTACTTTAAATTTATTATCAAACATTCAAAATGCCACCACTATAGATATAGGTGGAGGCTCTACAGAACTATGCTTAATTAAAGATGGTAAAATAATTGATTGTATTTCTTTGGATCTTGGAACAGTAAGATTAAAAGAGCTTTATTATGATATGAAAAAATTTGATGCATTAGAGCAATTTATAAAAGAAACTCTTTTGCAGATTCCAAAATCATTTCAAAATGACAATATCATCGCCATAGGTGGTAGTTTAAGAGCATTATCAAATTCTATTATGAAAAAAAATTCATATCCTTTAAAAATGATTCATAATTTTAGTTACAATTTTGATAAGGAAAAAAGCTATATAGAAAAAATTCAAAATGCTAAAAATTTAATTGATTTTAATATTAAAAAAGATCGTTTTGATACTATTAAAGAAGGCTGCATAATATTTTTAAACATAGCAAAAAATTTAAGAGCAAAAACAATCATTACCTCAGCTGTTGGAGTAAGAGAAGGGGTATTTTTATCAAATATATTTCACAAACACACAAAAATCAAAAACGAAACAACGGATTTTTCAAAATTTAATGCTAATTTTCCACCAAATTTCAATCCTAGCTTAAAGTCATTGCAAGATCGTTTTTGCGTTGATTATACTGATAGAAGTTCTTATTATGCAAACAAGATATTTGAAGCACTCCTACCCATACACAAAATAGATATAAATTACAAAAAAAATCTTCTAAACGCGGCAAAGCTTGCCCATATTGGAGAGAGAATAAATTTTTACTTTGCAAATGAACATAGTGCATATATGGCACTAAATGGCTTGCATTTTGGTTTTTCACATAAAGAAATTTTACTTATTTCTACTCTCTTAAAAGCAAATGGTAAAAAAATCAATCCTTTAACAATAGAGCATTATAAAGAATTATTACCAAATAATCATATTTTAATTTGGTTTAATTTTATTCTATCATTGGCTAGAAAATTAGCAAAAGATACAGATGAAAATCTCAACTTTGAGTTAAAAAATTATACTTTATATATTTACTCATCTAAAAAAGAAATTTATTTTTCTAAAGAAGAGATTAAAAAAATATCAAAACCAAAGCTGATTATTTTAGCCTTTAATCAAAAAAATTAA
- a CDS encoding YfhL family 4Fe-4S dicluster ferredoxin, with amino-acid sequence MSLLITRECISCDACREECPDEAIYDNDPIYVIDPDLCTECVNEFSEPACIVACPVDCIIPDPDNVESIDELRLKHKNKDI; translated from the coding sequence ATGTCACTTTTAATCACTAGAGAATGTATATCCTGTGATGCATGTAGGGAAGAATGCCCAGATGAAGCAATCTATGATAATGATCCTATTTATGTTATAGATCCTGATCTTTGCACTGAGTGTGTGAATGAATTTTCAGAACCAGCCTGTATAGTAGCTTGTCCTGTTGATTGTATCATACCTGATCCTGATAATGTTGAAAGTATTGACGAACTTCGTCTTAAACATAAAAACAAAGATATTTAA
- the hsrA gene encoding homeostatic response regulator transcription factor HsrA: protein MRILVVENEASLNKTLSNALTEFGYQSDTSENFKDAEYFIGIRHYDLVLSNWIIGSSDASDLINVIKHKSPRTAIIAICSKANKENEIKALKAGADDYIKKPLDFDILMARIEARLRFGGTNVIKIDDLIIDPDEEKITYQGKDIELKGKPFEVLTHLARHSDQIVSKEQLLDAIWEEPELVTPNVIEVAINQIRQKMDKPLNISTIETVRRRGYRFCFPKKTN from the coding sequence ATGCGCATTTTAGTTGTAGAAAATGAAGCATCACTAAACAAAACACTATCTAATGCTTTAACTGAATTTGGATATCAAAGTGATACTTCAGAAAATTTTAAAGACGCTGAGTATTTTATAGGTATTAGACATTATGATTTAGTGTTATCAAACTGGATAATCGGAAGTTCTGATGCAAGTGATTTGATTAATGTTATAAAACATAAATCTCCAAGAACTGCTATAATAGCAATTTGCTCAAAAGCAAATAAAGAAAATGAAATCAAAGCATTAAAAGCTGGTGCTGATGATTATATAAAAAAGCCTTTAGATTTTGATATTTTAATGGCAAGAATTGAAGCTAGGCTTAGATTTGGCGGAACCAATGTAATTAAAATAGATGATTTGATTATTGATCCAGATGAAGAAAAAATTACTTATCAAGGTAAAGATATTGAATTAAAAGGTAAACCTTTTGAAGTTTTAACTCACCTAGCTAGACACTCTGATCAAATTGTTTCAAAAGAACAACTCCTAGACGCAATATGGGAGGAACCTGAATTAGTAACTCCAAATGTTATTGAAGTTGCAATCAATCAAATTAGACAAAAAATGGATAAACCGCTTAATATCTCTACTATAGAAACGGTGCGTCGTAGAGGTTATCGCTTTTGCTTCCCTAAAAAAACAAACTAA
- a CDS encoding dihydroneopterin aldolase — translation MQSHIKINLEFKCIIGLLDYERIQEQKVLIELEAKSKNFLDYAKLCEKIEIIYKKKKFKTIEKSLKYLCKSIKKYHKKLKFISITCYKPDVIKNALVGASIVKKY, via the coding sequence ATGCAAAGTCATATAAAAATAAATTTAGAATTTAAATGTATTATAGGTCTTTTGGACTATGAGAGAATTCAAGAACAAAAAGTTCTTATAGAATTAGAAGCAAAAAGTAAAAATTTTTTAGATTATGCTAAATTATGCGAAAAAATTGAAATAATTTACAAAAAGAAAAAATTTAAAACTATAGAAAAATCTTTAAAATATCTATGCAAAAGCATAAAAAAATATCATAAAAAGCTTAAATTTATAAGCATTACTTGCTATAAACCAGATGTTATAAAAAACGCACTTGTTGGAGCAAGTATCGTCAAAAAATATTAA
- the plsY gene encoding glycerol-3-phosphate 1-O-acyltransferase PlsY codes for MENLIIYLLAYLIGAIPFGLLLAQIFAKTNIKNTGSKSIGATNVLRVVKKSDPKLAKALAIATIVLDALKGILPILIVKNLGYDENILWTMAVLAVFGHCFSPYLKFEGGKGVATGAGVLAVFLPFEIICAFLTWFVIGKVFKISSLASLGALIVLITTSFIFHYEIPVINTHAPIFIIAFIVVYKHIPNILRLIGKQECKVI; via the coding sequence ATGGAAAATTTGATAATTTATCTTTTAGCTTATCTTATAGGTGCCATACCATTTGGTCTTTTACTAGCTCAAATTTTTGCTAAAACAAATATCAAAAATACAGGAAGTAAAAGCATAGGTGCAACTAATGTTTTAAGGGTAGTAAAAAAAAGTGATCCAAAACTTGCCAAAGCGCTTGCTATAGCAACCATTGTTTTAGATGCTTTAAAAGGAATTTTACCTATATTAATTGTGAAAAATTTAGGTTATGATGAAAATATTTTATGGACTATGGCTGTTTTGGCAGTATTTGGGCATTGCTTTTCACCTTATTTAAAATTTGAAGGTGGCAAAGGAGTGGCTACTGGGGCTGGAGTTTTAGCAGTATTTTTACCTTTTGAAATTATATGTGCGTTTTTAACATGGTTTGTTATAGGAAAAGTTTTTAAAATTTCAAGTTTAGCTTCTCTTGGTGCTTTGATAGTTTTAATCACCACCTCTTTTATTTTTCACTATGAAATACCAGTTATCAATACACATGCACCTATTTTTATCATTGCTTTTATAGTAGTTTATAAGCATATACCAAATATTTTAAGACTTATTGGAAAACAAGAATGCAAAGTCATATAA
- a CDS encoding cytochrome-c peroxidase yields MKKISLLVASSLLVASTALANDKALLDEAKSAGLAPLPKDQAGVEKLLKEMGIKASKFSKEKANLGKKLYFEPRLSKSGLISCNTCHNLGMGGADGIAAAVGHKWTANPHHLNSPTVYNSVLNSTQFWDGRAGTLADQAKGPIEAEPEMATPAKLAVEKISSMPEYVKEFKKIYGGDGVTFDNIADAIATFERTLLTPSKFDKFLEGDTKALSKKEKEGLKTFIDKGCTACHTGVNLGGSMQAFQVAAQYKFANIGDFKGDANGLVKTPTLRNIAETAPYFHNGAIWSLQEAIKEMGSVQLGIEISDKEAASIEIFLNALTGKKPNITYPQLPKATEKTPKPEL; encoded by the coding sequence ATGAAAAAAATTTCATTATTAGTTGCATCATCATTATTAGTTGCATCAACTGCTTTAGCTAATGATAAAGCTTTATTAGATGAAGCAAAATCTGCAGGTTTAGCACCACTGCCAAAAGATCAAGCAGGCGTTGAAAAGCTTTTAAAAGAAATGGGCATTAAGGCTAGTAAATTTTCTAAAGAAAAAGCCAATCTTGGTAAGAAATTATATTTTGAGCCAAGACTTTCTAAAAGTGGTTTGATTTCTTGTAATACCTGTCATAATTTAGGTATGGGTGGTGCTGATGGTATAGCTGCTGCTGTAGGACATAAATGGACTGCTAATCCACATCATTTAAATTCGCCAACCGTTTATAATTCAGTGTTAAATTCAACTCAATTTTGGGATGGTAGAGCAGGAACTTTAGCAGATCAAGCAAAAGGTCCAATCGAAGCAGAGCCTGAAATGGCAACTCCGGCAAAATTAGCAGTAGAAAAAATTTCTTCTATGCCAGAATATGTAAAAGAATTTAAAAAAATATATGGTGGCGATGGAGTAACTTTTGACAATATTGCAGATGCTATTGCTACATTTGAAAGAACACTTTTAACTCCATCTAAATTTGATAAATTCTTAGAAGGTGATACTAAAGCTTTAAGTAAAAAAGAAAAAGAAGGTTTAAAAACTTTTATTGATAAAGGTTGTACAGCTTGCCACACTGGAGTAAATTTAGGTGGTAGTATGCAAGCTTTCCAAGTAGCAGCACAATATAAATTTGCTAATATTGGTGATTTTAAAGGTGATGCAAATGGTTTAGTTAAAACTCCAACATTAAGAAATATAGCTGAAACAGCTCCGTATTTCCACAATGGTGCTATTTGGTCTTTACAAGAAGCAATTAAAGAAATGGGTAGTGTTCAACTTGGTATAGAAATTTCTGATAAAGAAGCAGCTTCTATAGAAATTTTCTTAAATGCTTTAACAGGTAAAAAACCAAACATTACTTATCCTCAGTTACCAAAAGCAACTGAAAAAACTCCAAAACCAGAGCTTTGA
- a CDS encoding COG3014 family protein: MKNKFLFSIVIATAVLFSACANYAKVNNDLEQKLVQKVCSKDFFIQEMAKVDKNDDPVYVGLNAGLIAKNCGDFNLSNEFFDKVEESYQVDVDLRSGVQKVAKTAATTLINDSILDYDGSLYERIMVNVYKGLNFMSEGDFNNARVEFKRALLRQDRAKDYFKAQIAKNKAELEKAKKEDPNFNKNFTDSAKQINAQYDALFEEFSTSKNFTNPYATYLASIFYYMSKDYTLAKDLFKEIKVLNPKNGEINKEWKIISRTHKDKKYIFVVYENGFGVIKDEFKLTLPLILNDTLTTASIALPTLKKRSQSFEYLSVNDANTTKLVDLDNVVASEFKFEQPAIVTKAVVSAILKTTLNAAVANNDSTGGFLSLASGIVTAATTQADVRSWRGLPQNIGVVIVKNTGKVVIKTPNKSELFNKQVNPNKNVLIIVRSFTPSIAPSINIIEK, from the coding sequence ATGAAAAATAAATTTCTGTTTAGTATTGTTATTGCAACGGCAGTTTTATTTAGTGCATGTGCTAATTATGCAAAAGTAAATAATGACTTGGAACAAAAATTAGTTCAAAAGGTGTGTTCTAAGGATTTTTTTATTCAAGAAATGGCTAAGGTAGATAAAAATGATGATCCAGTTTATGTGGGATTAAATGCAGGTTTAATTGCAAAAAATTGTGGCGATTTTAATCTTAGTAATGAATTTTTTGATAAGGTAGAAGAATCTTATCAGGTTGATGTTGATTTAAGAAGCGGTGTTCAAAAAGTTGCTAAAACAGCTGCAACTACATTGATAAATGATTCTATATTAGATTATGATGGTTCCTTATATGAAAGAATTATGGTTAATGTATATAAGGGCTTAAATTTTATGAGCGAAGGTGATTTTAATAATGCAAGAGTAGAATTTAAAAGAGCATTACTCCGTCAAGATAGAGCAAAAGATTACTTTAAAGCCCAAATTGCTAAAAACAAAGCAGAATTAGAAAAGGCCAAAAAAGAAGATCCAAATTTTAATAAAAACTTTACCGATTCAGCAAAACAAATAAACGCTCAGTATGATGCTTTATTTGAAGAATTTTCAACAAGCAAAAATTTCACAAATCCTTATGCGACTTATTTGGCTTCAATTTTTTATTATATGAGTAAAGATTATACCTTAGCCAAAGACTTATTTAAAGAGATTAAAGTTTTAAATCCAAAAAATGGTGAAATCAATAAAGAATGGAAGATAATAAGTCGTACTCATAAAGATAAAAAATATATTTTTGTGGTGTATGAAAATGGTTTTGGTGTGATAAAAGATGAATTTAAATTAACCTTACCTCTTATTTTAAATGATACACTAACTACAGCTTCTATTGCGTTGCCTACTTTAAAGAAAAGAAGTCAATCTTTTGAGTATTTAAGTGTAAATGATGCTAATACTACAAAATTAGTTGATTTAGATAATGTTGTAGCAAGTGAGTTTAAATTTGAACAACCAGCAATAGTTACAAAGGCTGTAGTTTCTGCTATTTTAAAAACAACATTAAATGCAGCAGTTGCTAATAATGACTCAACAGGAGGATTTTTAAGTTTAGCTAGTGGTATTGTAACAGCCGCAACAACTCAAGCTGATGTTAGATCTTGGAGAGGATTGCCGCAAAATATTGGTGTTGTTATAGTAAAAAATACAGGCAAGGTTGTAATTAAAACTCCTAATAAAAGTGAATTATTTAATAAACAAGTTAATCCAAATAAAAATGTATTGATTATAGTGCGTTCTTTTACTCCTAGTATTGCTCCAAGCATAAATATTATAGAAAAATGA
- a CDS encoding YcfL family protein yields the protein MKKIIFLLLLNCMLLVSQDALDTNFKHTNVKSVKERINNAGLLEVQIIFYSSVDKKLSYKIEWFDKDGFVLKNTIDRNYKNINLLAKQEYIIQNIASNKEAKKYKIYIK from the coding sequence ATGAAAAAGATAATTTTTTTATTGTTATTAAATTGTATGTTATTGGTTTCACAAGATGCTCTTGATACAAACTTTAAACATACAAATGTAAAAAGTGTAAAAGAAAGAATAAATAATGCAGGATTATTAGAAGTGCAGATTATTTTTTATAGTTCTGTTGATAAAAAACTTTCTTATAAAATAGAATGGTTTGATAAAGATGGTTTTGTGTTAAAAAATACTATTGATAGAAACTATAAAAATATTAACTTATTAGCTAAACAAGAGTATATTATACAAAATATAGCTAGTAATAAGGAAGCAAAAAAATATAAAATATATATTAAATAA
- the lpoB gene encoding penicillin-binding protein activator LpoB translates to MKKIKILTSVAIIGVLFSACMQQPAYVDGTAAKVKKGDSLSMALTGEDFDNTAKEMLNSLFSSGYVVKKIGNSGKAVVAVYDVVNNTALRIDTRNLTDLMVEELINSGKFAASATQGNDNATQNNMDELISDKDDDRYDKATVSKKYTQISASLTLQGRIDQQNVKLNNGKTQVEYFFVMKLAEKVSGLVVWQKTNRINKLGSSKTVSW, encoded by the coding sequence ATGAAAAAAATTAAAATTTTAACAAGTGTGGCAATTATAGGTGTTTTATTTAGTGCGTGTATGCAACAACCTGCTTATGTAGATGGAACTGCAGCTAAAGTAAAGAAAGGCGATTCTTTAAGCATGGCTTTAACTGGTGAAGATTTTGATAATACCGCTAAAGAAATGCTAAATAGTTTGTTTAGTTCAGGATATGTTGTCAAAAAAATAGGAAATTCGGGTAAGGCGGTAGTTGCAGTCTATGATGTAGTAAATAACACTGCTTTGAGAATTGATACTAGAAATTTGACTGATTTGATGGTAGAAGAGCTTATAAATTCGGGTAAATTTGCAGCTTCAGCTACTCAAGGTAATGATAATGCAACCCAAAATAATATGGATGAGCTTATAAGTGATAAAGATGATGATAGGTATGATAAAGCAACAGTGTCAAAAAAATACACTCAAATCAGTGCTTCTTTAACTTTACAAGGAAGAATTGATCAGCAAAATGTAAAGTTAAACAATGGAAAAACTCAAGTTGAGTATTTTTTTGTAATGAAATTAGCTGAAAAAGTTAGTGGTTTGGTGGTATGGCAAAAAACTAATAGAATCAATAAGCTTGGTTCAAGTAAAACCGTAAGTTGGTAA
- a CDS encoding DUF6844 domain-containing protein: MKKRFIIGSLLVVSFLYAQATSQVEITQEDVKVQNEISDASSKDISPKSLDDFFEEFAKDFNIEYGVTKKGKTFYTGRSEVSINDNDPQFAQALQNAYQRAMLNLQTEFIKDAFGRIAVSKIQNYESDGSSNAKEFEELSKGGVLSQIFDKLTQLTGAKLDKALKDLGINVEGLTEERKKTLLKKEFLSKTITTAVGSMSGLVPVQTIITQRRGQYDIGVIAVVSSKTRQLAKDMALSRKSNITGKGKNISEYLPQDDKGFLNEYGIRLVYDEKGLPVILSYGNWGYVADANNAKKTNILEDKAKNTAATMADVAIVEFINTNLSLVDETTTGESYEEIIKQSFNINDNTTQEETQNFMNIIEKINTKIKASASGKIRGISTLKKWSYTSDNGVEHVGVVRFYSYANVANINETLNPKSSKVPIKKSSSNIQRSSNVVNDIDDF; encoded by the coding sequence ATGAAAAAAAGATTTATTATTGGATCATTATTGGTAGTTAGTTTTCTTTATGCTCAAGCAACTTCACAGGTTGAAATCACTCAAGAAGATGTTAAAGTTCAAAATGAAATATCTGATGCAAGCTCTAAGGATATTTCCCCTAAATCACTAGATGATTTTTTCGAAGAATTTGCTAAAGATTTTAATATAGAATATGGAGTAACAAAAAAAGGAAAAACTTTTTACACAGGTAGAAGCGAAGTATCAATAAATGATAATGACCCTCAATTTGCACAAGCTTTACAAAATGCTTATCAAAGAGCTATGTTAAATTTGCAAACAGAATTTATCAAAGATGCTTTTGGAAGAATAGCTGTTAGTAAAATACAAAATTATGAATCTGATGGATCTTCTAATGCAAAAGAATTTGAAGAGCTTTCAAAAGGTGGAGTTTTATCACAAATTTTTGACAAGCTTACTCAACTTACTGGAGCAAAATTAGATAAAGCATTAAAAGATTTAGGTATAAATGTAGAAGGTTTAACAGAAGAAAGAAAAAAGACATTATTAAAAAAAGAATTTCTTAGTAAAACTATAACAACTGCTGTTGGTTCTATGAGTGGTTTAGTTCCTGTTCAAACTATAATTACACAAAGAAGAGGACAATATGATATAGGTGTAATTGCTGTTGTATCAAGTAAAACGCGTCAACTTGCAAAAGATATGGCACTATCACGCAAAAGCAATATAACTGGAAAAGGAAAAAATATTAGTGAATATTTGCCTCAAGATGATAAAGGTTTTCTTAATGAATATGGTATTCGTTTAGTTTATGATGAAAAAGGCTTGCCAGTAATTTTAAGTTATGGAAATTGGGGGTATGTTGCTGATGCTAATAATGCTAAGAAAACAAATATTTTAGAAGATAAAGCTAAAAACACTGCAGCAACAATGGCTGATGTAGCTATTGTTGAATTTATTAATACAAATTTAAGTCTTGTTGATGAAACTACAACTGGAGAAAGTTATGAAGAAATCATCAAGCAAAGTTTTAATATAAATGACAATACTACTCAAGAAGAAACTCAAAATTTTATGAATATTATCGAAAAAATAAATACAAAAATAAAGGCTAGTGCTAGTGGAAAAATTCGTGGTATATCAACATTAAAAAAATGGAGTTATACAAGCGATAATGGTGTAGAGCATGTTGGGGTTGTAAGATTTTATTCTTATGCTAATGTGGCAAATATCAATGAAACATTAAATCCAAAATCTTCTAAAGTTCCTATTAAAAAATCTTCTTCAAATATCCAAAGAAGTTCTAATGTTGTAAATGATATAGATGATTTTTAG
- the rplU gene encoding 50S ribosomal protein L21 — protein MYAIIKHSGKQYRVSQGDELKLDRFEAEVKSSVEVSEVLAVCDKELKVGAPFVAGAKVVLEVVAHGKDKKVVIYKKRRRKDSKLKRGFRRQFTRVRVVDIKA, from the coding sequence ATGTATGCTATTATAAAACACAGCGGAAAGCAATATAGAGTAAGCCAAGGTGATGAGCTTAAACTAGATCGTTTTGAAGCTGAAGTAAAATCAAGTGTAGAAGTAAGCGAAGTTCTTGCTGTATGCGATAAAGAATTAAAGGTAGGTGCGCCTTTTGTTGCGGGTGCAAAAGTTGTTTTAGAAGTGGTTGCTCATGGAAAAGACAAAAAAGTTGTTATATACAAAAAAAGACGCAGAAAAGACTCTAAGCTAAAACGCGGTTTTAGAAGACAATTTACTCGCGTTAGAGTAGTAGATATTAAAGCATAA